aatatatattattttgctttgAATACAGAAAAAGTGCAATAGAACAGGCCGCGAGTCGAGTTGACAGAATCTTGCGGAAGGAAACATTACGCGCAGATTTCATTTATctcgttttttaattttctaaatttattatcaatcatGAAGGAGGAAGAGTCTCGTTCACGTTACGGCCTTTAAACTCGTCATTGAACGAGAGTATAGCGTATACTGAAAACATTGACCCTGAGAGACGCACATTATAATTGctccgtctctctctttttctttctctctctctctctctctctctctctctctctgtctctccaCTTTGCTAGAGAGATGGAGAGACGGGTCACGAGTCCAGATGACTTTGCATTTGTATTATCGCGCGTCGTACAAGATTAATAACGCGGAAACGATCAGGGTGACACTTGGTATCAATAATAATGCTCCGGTTTTATTGGGAGCATCGAAGGAGAAAACCGGCGCGAAATGCATCCGCTTAAAATTCCCCGACGATTATATCACGTGCACGAATCGAAACAACATGTAGTAGAATTCCGACGAGCTCACGATAGAGTTTTCTGCAGGCGAAAGCGATTTCTGCGCTTTGCTTCTCATCACGCTGATAATAATGAGTCGAGAATTACAAGATCCATTCGCATTTTttcttacacatatatatatatacatacatacatacatacatatatttagtgCGTATAACGGCTCAATGTTTTTCGTTTATACGTGCGCGATCAAGTTTATAACGCACAAGCGGTCCCTCTCGACTGATGATGTCAGATTTATATAAGAGTTTAATGTTATCAATTCGCGGAAACGATTGTAACGCGAAGAATGCGAgacgaatttttatatttttgagaaacattctaaaaaagtatttcaattaaattagactgtcaaaaatataatatttttttcgcaaattataatttcattaatacgatatcataaatattattctcttgtataaaaaaattatataataactgcAAGAACGACAATTAACGTTAATCATGATTAAGTACAATAAATGTCATATCTGTACGTTCTTTTTTGCTTTATCTCACGAATGAGatcataattcaaaaatattacaagagtATCGTCGATATATAAGATTAACTGTCAAGTTGAACTGTTGCCGCGGCCGACCGACCTTGAAGATTATACGTTTAACGAGACCGCAATCGTAATGATGACTGTCGATTTTTACGAGCAGCCGTCCTCGCTAAATTCGTCTCGAGTCTCGctcctcttttctcttttccgcGAGATGCGCGTCACAATTAAATCCCGTTCGCGGTTTTCGAGTCGAGGTTGCGCACGAAGGTGTCAGGGCCGGTTTCTTAACAACGACGTCCAAGGTCTTATTGGGTAAATACACACGGTTATGCGCCGACGACGCGCCGGCCCAGAGTTAACGCAATGTAACGACCGGTCTATTATATTGCCGGTGTATGACGGATATTGAAAcatcgatataaatatttgtcacgTATCTACCTCGATGGAATAGTGTGCATCGTTGTTGAGCAATCGCGATTCGCAGGTTAAAAATAGCGTAgtcaacattttttcattttcgcaTTAttgtaactaaaaatttaatttttacatatttaaatccataacacacacacacacacacacacacacacacacacatatgttttgtatttaagaactataaagataaaatcaataattacttgtaattttaattattaaaagtttactCGTAAATTGTcggagaaaaaatttatttatgagacTGATGAATATATTTGGCTTTGATTCAGATGGCgccaaaaaataaagaaagtaaaCACCAACGAAAGAAGCAGATAGAAGAGGAAGGAAACGAAGATTATCGGAAGCGGCGGGATCGGAATAACCAGGTTGCGTATCGATTTCGTATGTAAATTGTGCGTACATTATCATTCGCATGAGCTGTCATCGTTATTTTCGTATTTCACAGGCCGTGAAACGATCCAGAGTGAAGAGTAAATTACGCACGCAACAAACATTAGAACGAGTAAATCAGCTGAAAACGGAAAATGAACTGTTGgaagaaaagattaaaatgcTTACCAAGGAGCTAGGATTTCTCAAGGATCTCTTTCTCGCACATGCAGGTATAGTTGAAGCAAACTATTATATaggcaaattattattaatttttttgtacatctttaaaatcttctcaaattatttctgattattatcttgattttttatttattttgaaaatattttacattagagACCCAAGAGATCTCTCCTAACTGAAtaactgatttttattttaggttCCAGTCAACACTCTATTAACATTCAAGAGCTAGATTTAAATTCTCTTCTAGCCGAAGATAAAAGTACGATAGATGTGCTGAAGACGACTACGGCCGAGCTGTAAACCGATACAAATGCCACGTGAAGAAATCAGCGTGGTAATGAATTTGAAACGTGAAGAAGCATAGCTTGTTTAATCGAACGAGCAAGCAGACATCTTGGAAAGATGTGCTCTTTAAActtattggaaaatattcaaaatgcgAAAAGCGTTTTCTGCGAGCCTTCCGGTTGCAGCGTCGTCGGGAAATTATCATCAATCAAATTTATAGTTTAACAACTAATGGCAGTGGGAGATATCATCGGCAGAGTCGTCTTATGATAAATTTGAGTACGAAAGTATTCATTCTGATCGTCAGCCAATAGAGATGTTATGATCTTTGATCTAAATAGTACAAAAGATGAAACGAATTAAGtacaatatgtacatattgtacttattgtatttaacgttgtatcttattttataatgtatatcttAGGGAAATGTGTTTTCGTTATATAcaggtgaaaaaaatattttaacacataCATCTGCTAAATGCtatcaagataaaatttatcttatcgttataaaattatataatttataaaataatacatttttacaacaattatatagtacatacaatattacgcaatttaaatagatttcttGAATACATGTATggtttaaaataacatttttaatagcaCACCATTTTAATATCCGAATGTGATAATAGATGTTTAAACCTTCACTTTCACTAGACTGTTATTTCTGGCATGTATCAAACAACTCTCAATTCGCTTACATATTTCGATGGATTTAATGGTTGTCGGCTCTCTTCAGAATTATGGTgtgtgaatatatttaaacacaaTGCGTTTGACCCGGAAATACCTATTTATGAAAGTAAAGACATTGTGCACACGATTACTACTGATACGTACGAAAAGtatattacaaagaaaaaatatatagatatatttgaaataaaatctttattattatattcattaaaataattaaaattaaatttgaacagGAGAATTTATAGAAAGCATATGCAATCAACTTcagatttttctaataatgtatataaattaaatcagaaGGCGGTCGAATCATTGTCAATTCTAGGCTCGtctcaattttattgttattattgtcTTCATTCTATGCAAAGTAGTGTGTACAGGAAATAACATACAACAATAGTCTGTTTAACACACTTTCAACAAAAGGGACTTGCAGCTAGTGTGCTGATGTAATGtctaatcaataataaagaaataaatttgtatgcaAAGTTTATTGAGAGAAAAGCTCTAagacgaatatatataatattttaggtGACATaacattagatatataatgattagcagtttaaataaaatagataataaaagtaaatatagtcaaataaaattgagtaAAATGGATAAAGGTGAGaaatgaagaaagaaataaaaatgtatatgagTAGATAGAAGGAAgtagttgaaatattttacaataaaatatgtggagaaattttaatattcaatgagATGGTGACGCAAACTGAAATGTGGAGACAAttttgtgtgaaaaaaatgaaatcagAATAAAATGCTACCAAAATAAAGATATGAAAAAGTGTCATGTACAATATTGTAAACAATATAAGGAATGtagtaaaaaagtaaaagggTAAAAATTCTAAGTATATTATCTTGTTAAGTAATTGTTGATTAAGATGAGAAAAGTAAACACAATATCGacgtgattttatatataaataagaacgCGACAAGGTACTGCTGtcatttacattttgtaattaattgtgcacaaaaa
This sequence is a window from Anoplolepis gracilipes chromosome 10, ASM4749672v1, whole genome shotgun sequence. Protein-coding genes within it:
- the Irbp18 gene encoding CCAAT/enhancer-binding protein gamma, which produces MAPKNKESKHQRKKQIEEEGNEDYRKRRDRNNQAVKRSRVKSKLRTQQTLERVNQLKTENELLEEKIKMLTKELGFLKDLFLAHAGSSQHSINIQELDLNSLLAEDKSTIDVLKTTTAEL